A DNA window from Streptomyces sp. CA-278952 contains the following coding sequences:
- a CDS encoding ATP-binding protein codes for MDEYTATTAAGRSVTAVIRQAELDRLLAAVTAPRTADGVTRPKDTLLTLAGEPGAGKTTLVEAVVARFAADGGRVLRADSSTSETDLAFSGLHQLLWPVRGRIDALPPRQRGALHAAFGAAERSEAPDPMLIGTAALTMLSDLATKRPLLLAVDDAQWTDRASLDALSFVARRLADEPVTLLFVTRDSAPRGLAAQEPTLTLGPLDRGAAERLLDRQPQVPTGLTRARILDQAEGNPLALVELARAVGDSDDATRGTDGPLPVTDRLERIYADRLAALPTETRRAVVRLATADTEDPSHTVLSWLPDIGDPVWAPAEEAGLVRRGGGRLRCGHPLSRLAIYHAAPAEERRAAHLELAGLFGDQDPDRHAWHLAAATSGLSAVVSAQLEGSADRARHRSGYAAAAHMLERAADLHPDRRESTRLLAAATSTAVLTGRLDSVERLAARTRAGTDDPTAAALAALQVGRLMALTTSHSAAFGQLMRPAAALIGTDPRAASEALAAASVVRFYSSDADQLHEIERLLPLVQPHPGHRLGERKTLLAAWTGIVAHPDAADASLALRLPALVAAAREEPETLTLLAVAAWLLDETELAAQTFDAALASWTSRGPLPDGLGGVAAFAYLEQGRWARAQTACAELAAVASSVGLDHAAACAAATEALLRALRGDVVGARTQARYALSLVDPQESRSVLALAHRALGAAATAEGDHETAYQHYRVLFDGRGNPAHYHLAYPALPELAVAAARGGHHEEATGIVDGVERSLADAGALAPRRTALVRLSRAALAPAGEAEHHFTAALGTPALARRPFERAQALLAYGEWLRRRRRIADARPPLAEAEAVFQRLAAQPWVARAQSELRAAGAQSGTTEPDAFADLTPQQQQIVRLAALGLTNREVAEKLYLSPRTVSSHLYRAFPKLGITVRSQLRHVVDAMAADGGTG; via the coding sequence GTGGACGAGTACACGGCGACAACCGCCGCCGGCCGCAGTGTCACCGCCGTGATCCGGCAGGCAGAGCTGGACCGGCTCCTCGCAGCGGTGACGGCGCCGCGCACGGCCGACGGCGTGACGAGGCCGAAGGACACCTTGCTGACCCTGGCGGGAGAGCCGGGAGCGGGCAAGACCACCCTGGTGGAGGCGGTCGTGGCACGCTTCGCCGCGGACGGCGGCCGGGTACTCAGGGCCGACAGCAGCACGTCCGAGACCGACCTGGCGTTCTCGGGGCTGCACCAGCTGCTGTGGCCGGTCCGCGGACGGATCGACGCCCTGCCCCCCAGGCAGCGTGGAGCACTGCACGCCGCTTTCGGAGCGGCGGAGCGGAGCGAGGCGCCGGACCCGATGCTCATCGGGACAGCGGCCCTGACCATGCTGTCGGACCTCGCCACCAAGCGCCCGCTGCTGCTGGCCGTGGACGACGCCCAGTGGACCGACCGCGCCTCGCTGGACGCCCTCTCCTTCGTCGCCCGGCGCCTGGCCGACGAACCGGTGACACTGCTGTTCGTCACCCGGGACAGCGCGCCGCGTGGGCTCGCCGCGCAGGAACCGACCCTCACCCTGGGGCCCCTCGACCGCGGCGCGGCGGAACGGCTGCTGGACCGTCAGCCGCAGGTGCCGACCGGGCTCACCCGGGCACGCATTCTCGACCAGGCGGAGGGCAACCCCCTTGCTCTGGTGGAACTGGCGCGGGCCGTCGGCGACAGCGACGACGCGACCCGTGGGACCGACGGCCCGCTTCCGGTCACCGACCGACTGGAGCGGATCTACGCCGACCGCTTGGCCGCACTGCCCACCGAGACGCGCCGCGCGGTGGTGCGCCTGGCCACCGCGGACACCGAGGACCCGTCGCACACCGTGCTGTCCTGGCTTCCCGACATCGGCGACCCGGTGTGGGCGCCCGCCGAGGAGGCCGGACTCGTCCGGCGCGGCGGGGGACGGCTGCGCTGCGGCCACCCGCTCTCCCGCCTCGCGATCTACCACGCGGCCCCCGCCGAGGAGCGGCGGGCAGCGCACCTGGAGCTGGCCGGGCTGTTCGGCGACCAGGACCCGGACCGGCACGCCTGGCACCTCGCCGCCGCCACCTCCGGGCTGAGCGCGGTGGTCTCGGCCCAACTGGAAGGCAGCGCCGACCGGGCACGTCACCGGAGTGGCTACGCGGCCGCCGCGCACATGCTGGAACGGGCCGCGGACCTGCACCCCGACCGGCGCGAGAGCACCCGGTTGCTGGCCGCCGCGACCAGCACGGCGGTCCTGACCGGCCGGCTCGACTCCGTCGAACGGCTGGCCGCACGCACCCGAGCCGGCACCGACGATCCGACGGCCGCGGCCCTCGCCGCCCTCCAGGTCGGCCGGCTCATGGCGCTGACCACCTCGCACAGCGCCGCCTTCGGACAGCTGATGCGTCCGGCCGCCGCCCTGATCGGCACCGATCCCAGGGCGGCGTCGGAGGCCCTGGCCGCCGCCTCCGTGGTCCGCTTCTACTCCAGTGACGCGGACCAACTGCACGAGATCGAACGCCTCCTGCCCCTGGTTCAGCCGCACCCCGGCCACCGCCTCGGCGAGCGGAAGACGCTCCTCGCGGCCTGGACCGGGATCGTCGCGCATCCGGACGCCGCCGATGCGAGCCTCGCCTTGCGATTGCCGGCCCTGGTCGCGGCGGCGCGGGAGGAACCGGAGACGCTGACCCTGCTCGCCGTCGCGGCCTGGCTGCTGGACGAGACGGAACTGGCCGCGCAGACCTTCGACGCAGCCCTCGCCTCGTGGACCTCGCGGGGGCCGCTACCGGACGGCCTCGGTGGAGTCGCCGCCTTCGCCTACCTGGAACAGGGCCGCTGGGCCCGCGCGCAGACGGCTTGCGCCGAACTCGCGGCCGTCGCGTCCTCGGTCGGCCTCGACCATGCCGCGGCCTGCGCCGCTGCGACCGAGGCGCTGTTGCGCGCGCTGCGCGGCGACGTCGTCGGGGCCCGCACCCAGGCGCGGTACGCCCTCTCGCTCGTCGACCCGCAGGAGAGCCGTTCCGTCCTCGCTCTTGCCCACCGCGCACTGGGCGCCGCCGCCACCGCGGAAGGCGATCACGAGACCGCGTACCAGCATTATCGTGTGCTCTTCGACGGCCGGGGCAACCCCGCGCACTACCACCTCGCCTACCCGGCGCTGCCCGAGCTGGCGGTCGCCGCGGCCCGGGGCGGCCATCACGAGGAGGCCACCGGGATCGTGGACGGAGTCGAGAGGTCCCTGGCGGACGCGGGCGCGCTCGCGCCGCGCAGGACCGCGCTGGTCCGGCTGAGCCGGGCGGCACTCGCCCCCGCGGGCGAGGCCGAGCACCACTTCACGGCGGCGCTGGGGACCCCGGCGCTCGCCCGGCGGCCCTTCGAACGTGCCCAGGCGCTGCTGGCGTACGGAGAGTGGCTGCGCCGCCGCCGTCGTATCGCCGATGCCCGTCCGCCGCTGGCCGAGGCCGAGGCCGTCTTCCAGCGGCTCGCCGCGCAGCCCTGGGTGGCACGGGCCCAGTCCGAACTCAGGGCCGCCGGAGCCCAGAGCGGCACCACGGAACCGGACGCCTTCGCCGACCTCACCCCGCAGCAGCAGCAGATCGTGCGGCTGGCGGCGCTCGGCCTGACCAACCGTGAGGTGGCCGAGAAGCTGTATCTGTCCCCGCGTACCGTCAGTTCGCACCTTTATCGGGCGTTTCCCAAGCTGGGCATCACCGTGCGCTCTCAACTGAGGCACGTGGTCGACGCCATGGCCGCCGACGGAGGTACGGGCTGA
- a CDS encoding MFS transporter, which translates to MIFAAYAAGVAVSLLTAGHISDGLGRRRVLTAAVLLNPLALLVFMTWSTVPGLLLLARFVSGLGIGMLTATATATATVYLTELHATTRPRQGSGRAEVVSTAANLGGFGLDPLVTGLLAQCAPDPLRSPSSSRSSWSRPAWW; encoded by the coding sequence CTGATCTTCGCGGCCTACGCCGCCGGAGTCGCCGTCAGCCTGCTGACCGCGGGACACATATCGGACGGGCTGGGGCGACGGCGCGTCCTCACCGCGGCGGTGCTGCTCAACCCGCTGGCCCTGCTGGTCTTCATGACCTGGTCCACCGTCCCCGGGCTGCTGCTGCTTGCGCGCTTCGTGTCCGGTCTGGGCATCGGCATGCTGACCGCCACCGCCACCGCCACCGCCACCGTGTACCTCACCGAACTGCATGCGACCACCCGGCCGCGGCAGGGCTCCGGACGGGCCGAGGTCGTGTCCACCGCCGCCAACCTGGGCGGGTTCGGCCTCGACCCGCTGGTGACCGGCCTGCTGGCCCAGTGCGCCCCTGATCCGCTCCGGTCCCCCTCGTCTTCGCGTTCCTCCTGGTCACGGCCGGCCTGGTGGTGA
- a CDS encoding SRPBCC family protein has protein sequence MSTTSPDNPENTTKILDVSGYGITRRAWVATDPERAYDLLSAVSNISLWSPNAIRAQYEEDAGAWAGAWFRGRNQRGDNEWDSRSQVRKAERGAEFTYTVLGSVPVPIVRWRWTFTPDRSGTLLAQTWQLLEADPVLGSTYADLDALRDATAKGMEDTLVALAGWIADNPAV, from the coding sequence ATGTCCACCACGTCGCCCGACAACCCCGAGAACACGACCAAGATCCTCGACGTGTCCGGCTACGGCATCACCCGGCGAGCCTGGGTCGCGACCGACCCGGAGCGGGCCTACGACCTGCTGAGTGCCGTTTCGAACATCTCTCTGTGGAGTCCCAACGCGATCCGCGCCCAGTACGAGGAGGACGCCGGAGCATGGGCGGGAGCCTGGTTCCGGGGCCGTAACCAGCGCGGGGACAACGAGTGGGACAGCCGTTCGCAGGTGCGGAAGGCCGAGCGCGGGGCCGAGTTCACGTACACCGTCCTCGGTTCGGTGCCCGTGCCCATCGTCCGCTGGCGCTGGACCTTCACCCCCGACAGGTCGGGGACCCTGCTCGCCCAGACATGGCAACTGCTTGAGGCGGACCCCGTCCTCGGCTCCACCTACGCGGACCTCGACGCCCTGCGGGACGCCACCGCCAAGGGCATGGAGGACACCCTCGTGGCGCTGGCCGGCTGGATCGCTGACAACCCGGCGGTCTGA
- a CDS encoding MFS transporter: protein MVTTVPETVAHDITWKHRPMRLAVPMTVRVRYAAAATHAFTASAMFGLFISLAPGFLSTRLGIGSLAVSGAGTFLVLASAAGFQLLVARLSLQRQALLGIALLGSGLVVVTVGLTVVSLWALLTGGVLAGAGAGTAYKAAIGSVIAMTEPDCRGEALAGLFLGGYAGMSVPVLGLGLLMLATTTTVAVLVFSAVLAGVLVLTLLLTPHPHPTLTARPHCGRPRPRTSAVKCPIPPQHPLGTTWKTSETFEGEPCLPLPPQHPRPGRRRSAPSNSVTFGSTASWSTPTPLR, encoded by the coding sequence GTGGTGACGACGGTCCCGGAGACCGTCGCCCACGACATCACCTGGAAGCACCGGCCCATGAGGTTGGCGGTGCCGATGACCGTACGGGTGCGTTACGCGGCAGCCGCCACGCACGCCTTCACCGCGTCCGCCATGTTCGGCCTCTTCATCTCGCTCGCGCCCGGGTTCCTGTCCACCCGGCTCGGCATCGGTTCGCTCGCGGTCTCCGGCGCTGGGACCTTCCTGGTCCTGGCCTCCGCCGCCGGCTTCCAGCTTCTTGTCGCCCGCCTGTCACTCCAGCGGCAGGCGCTCCTCGGCATCGCGCTCCTGGGCTCCGGACTGGTCGTCGTGACGGTGGGCCTGACCGTCGTGTCCCTGTGGGCCCTGCTGACCGGCGGAGTGCTGGCCGGAGCGGGGGCCGGAACGGCCTACAAGGCAGCCATCGGTTCGGTCATCGCCATGACCGAACCGGACTGCCGCGGCGAGGCCCTGGCCGGGCTCTTCCTCGGCGGCTATGCCGGGATGTCCGTCCCCGTCCTGGGCTTGGGCCTGCTGATGCTCGCCACCACGACCACCGTCGCGGTGCTCGTCTTCAGTGCCGTGCTGGCCGGTGTGCTGGTCCTCACCCTGCTGCTCACTCCGCACCCGCACCCCACGCTGACCGCCCGTCCGCACTGCGGACGGCCTCGGCCCCGGACAAGTGCAGTCAAGTGTCCGATACCCCCGCAGCACCCCCTGGGCACAACCTGGAAAACGTCCGAAACCTTCGAAGGAGAACCATGTCTCCCCTTACCTCCACAGCATCCGAGACCGGGACGCCGACGGTCAGCACCATCGAACTCGGTGACGTTCGGATCCACCGCGTCATGGAGTACTCCGACACCACTCCGATGA
- a CDS encoding MBL fold metallo-hydrolase, producing the protein MSPLTSTASETGTPTVSTIELGDVRIHRVMEYSDTTPMTTDVFFPNSRPEEWQRHTALLAPHHWEPDTDLTRAATQSWVLRSEGKIILIDTGAGNDKYRPLQPIWSYLNTDYLANLAAVGVRPEDVDVVINTHLHDDHVGWNTRLEGRDWVPTFPNATYLMPKRDFEYWRPENLHNTVFGRGNQNVYEDSIDPVIEAGLVKTWDESYTIDSNLRLELAPGHTPGASIIHLESAGDRAIFAGDLLHGAIQVHEPHINSCFEEDEDGARASRARMFAHAADTNALVLPAHLPGHGAFELRRQGSGFELTDWAPFSRT; encoded by the coding sequence ATGTCTCCCCTTACCTCCACAGCATCCGAGACCGGGACGCCGACGGTCAGCACCATCGAACTCGGTGACGTTCGGATCCACCGCGTCATGGAGTACTCCGACACCACTCCGATGACGACGGATGTCTTCTTCCCCAACAGCAGGCCCGAGGAGTGGCAGCGCCACACCGCGCTGCTGGCGCCGCACCACTGGGAGCCGGACACCGACCTCACCCGTGCCGCCACCCAGTCCTGGGTGCTGCGCAGCGAGGGCAAGATCATCCTGATCGACACCGGTGCGGGCAACGACAAGTACCGCCCCCTGCAGCCGATCTGGTCCTACCTGAACACCGACTACCTGGCGAACCTCGCCGCTGTCGGGGTGCGGCCCGAAGACGTCGACGTCGTCATCAACACCCACCTGCACGACGACCACGTCGGGTGGAACACACGCCTCGAAGGCCGCGACTGGGTCCCCACCTTCCCCAACGCGACCTACCTCATGCCGAAGCGTGACTTCGAGTACTGGAGGCCCGAGAACCTCCACAACACGGTGTTCGGGCGGGGCAACCAGAACGTCTACGAGGACAGCATCGACCCGGTCATCGAGGCCGGCCTGGTGAAGACCTGGGACGAGTCGTACACCATCGACTCCAACCTCCGCCTGGAACTGGCCCCCGGCCACACCCCCGGCGCCTCGATCATCCACCTGGAGTCCGCGGGCGACCGCGCGATCTTCGCCGGCGACCTGCTGCACGGCGCGATCCAGGTGCACGAGCCGCACATCAACAGCTGCTTCGAAGAGGACGAGGACGGCGCCCGCGCCAGCCGTGCGCGCATGTTCGCGCACGCCGCAGACACCAACGCCCTCGTGCTCCCGGCCCACCTCCCCGGCCACGGTGCCTTCGAACTGCGCCGCCAGGGGTCCGGCTTCGAGCTGACCGACTGGGCGCCGTTCTCCCGCACCTGA